A stretch of DNA from Malus sylvestris chromosome 9, drMalSylv7.2, whole genome shotgun sequence:
tcttgaaaattacaaaaaaataatcacaTCAAAACTTTTAAGTGTAGTAAACTCAAGCAGTGGCTAAACGAGTGGATACTAGATATAACTAAATACAAAAGTCATCCCATGTGATCGTTAAGAGCAGACAGTAAATACATGAAATACACCTGATTTTTGAAGCTATCATACACAACAGCAAGAATCAAGTTCGTGACAAAGTAAACTCCCAACAGCACATAGATAACGAAAAACAAGGAAAACCAACGTGAAGCCCTGAATAAGAAGAAAATGGAATTTCATTAAATAATAGAACGAATGATCACATGTGAAGAATAAAAGCTCAAATCATGTAATATGAAACTTTAAAAAGCTAGAATTGTTCTAATGCCAACTTTAAGAGGACGAACAATGTTCGCAAGCTAAAACAAAAGGAAAGCAaaattcaaatgttaaacttgTAGAAATCCTAATATGAAAATTCCATGCCAAAAACAATAAAACTCTTAACATTTCTTCAGCCAATCTATGGTGCATTCCTTGATTGACatgttttttataatttctcattttaatttttactcCTTTGTTATTCTGCTCATTGGTTCCCCTGCATAAGGATTCTTTGAATATTTCTTGCCAGTATATTTCTCTCTATCCCCAAAGAGTGACATACCAGTCAAATAAACTCAAATTAAAATCCCCACTGGAATTCCCAAATTATGGGGAAAATGTGAAAAGTCTGTAAAAATATTCAGTTCAACAGTACAAAAAAAGGAACGAGACTTTACTAGATGAAATTAAAAaccgaaaggaaaaaaaaaacaaaaaaaagagcgctctaattcatcttcatggtCAAACTTACTTGTAGGCAGGTATCCAGACATCTGGATTGTTTGATGTGGTGAATAAAATAAACATCTGATACAATGTGACACCATATGAAGTAAATACTATTTTCCCCTGCAGGGTATCTTCAAACATGACATAGGCCAACCAACTGGCAAACAGAAGAAATAAGAGCCCTAGAGCCtgcaatggaaaaaaaaaaaaacttaacaaTGAAAACAGGAAAAGTTTAAATGTTTTTATTCAATGAAACTGAACAAATTGGAAGTGTGCCATCACAGAAGCCTTACAAAtggactttttcttttttgataaAAGAACAGAAGAAttgaatataaaaaattaaaaaaaaaaaaaaaagctgaacaAAAATATAACGTTAACCAACAAAAACTAGAATATATGAACAAAATCTTTCAGCAAATCAAAAACCAGAAGCAGTAAACAAAACATTTGAAGCAACAGTTTCCACAAAATACACTAACCCCAACACTCCTCCCCAATCAAGAAAGATTTCACAATGGGAacgaaacaaaaaatataaattctATCCCAATTTGACCTCCAAACCATCCTCCTTTTCTAAAAGATATTCTTGTCCCATGCCATTCCTAAACCCTTAACCCCTTCAGGCcttcacccatgaaaacccctGCCAACACAGCAGTTTCTAGATAAAACTCAGACCAAACAGAACACCTGCAGCAATCGGAGACAAATCTGACTAATGAACATGTAGTGCAGAAAAATATGGTCTGCATTCTCCTCATCCAGTTTACACCACACACCAATGTGGAGATAATCACGCAAAGGATCTTCTCTAGAACATGTCACAGGTATTTAGAGGTTTCCAAATCAACCAGCCAAGAGAATTTGCTCCTAATCTGGCACACCGGCCATCCAGATTATCTTAAATCGGTCAGAGGAGGGTCCAGTTGTTCTGTAACCAATTGAAAGGACAAGCTGACTGGACCATGGTCCTTGGTCAACTAGACATGAGCCCAAGGAGACATTACTTATAAGAAAGGACAAGTCTGCAATTACTTTGAGCTCCCTAGCTTTGAGGTTTATAGGAATTTGTAAGTTCCACGAAATAACTACAAGTGCAGAGAACTGCCACTGAAGGGATAGACACATTCAATTCAAAGAAGATCGATACAAGGtaggaaataaatgttggaaagAGGACTTAACCAACCAAATACCTTCCCCAAATCTGACTCTCTTCCCATAATCAATCACAATAAGATTCAAAAAagagaagaataaaataaataaagctaTAAGGTAAGACAATCAGAAGCTAACAAAAGAAATAAGAGCGCAAAAATAGATAGTTAACAAACCacgatgtttatgtatgtgccAAGCATTCCAGCCACGATGAGCATGCACGACCGCAATTCCCTTAAATGGAACCAAGCAAGCTTGAGTTATTGCAGGGAAAAGAACAACACAATACatgcataaaaaaataattaacattATGAGTTTTGCTTCAACAACTATTACCCATATGGCATCATCAATGATTTAAAAGAACCAATTGTCACTATGTAGGCATTTATGCCTGTAAaccttaattaaaaaactagaaAATTTGTCTCCAGTTCTATATTATACGGAAGGgtaaaaattgaaggaaatggaTGTAGTTTCCCATGTGAACAGAATCAGAAGATGCATGACACTGTACAAGCAGCACTCCTCAGCATCTGTGTTTTGACTCTTTGTGAGCAGGACAAGAGTCCATATGAGGATCACATATAAAACATTTAAGAAAAAGGACATaataaaatacataaataaatgTCATTTGCATCTTATGTGGCCCTTAAAATCTCTAGATATGAAAATTCATGtgcataaaaaaaaggaaaaatgttaGCAATACCACAGGAACTTTAACCCTGTGACACTTGACCACCTGAACTAAACTTTTATGACAAAATACTGCCTACCGTCAAGACTGTTAGGATTTCCGTTTAAAAACAAAAGGTCACGTGCGAGTCACATCACCACCATTTTGTGACGGATTGCCacttaaattaatttttgtgtgcaatattgcatcctgatttttttgttttggccaTATTATCACCAGGAACCTTACAAATTATCCCCCAACTGTATTCAAGCAatcattttataatttattttattttagttttgttcAAAATAATATCAGGCATTTGGAATAGCATCTTATGGGCcatcaaaaaataattttgaaagGCCATACAATGTCAAACCCccgagatattttttttttatcaaaactaagaaaatatgtaaaatgggtttttaaattttttttttccccaaaaGCTTGAATAAGATTGAAAGGGTAATTTGGAAGCAAAAGAATAGTTTCAAGTGGCAATATGGCACATATAAGAAGTTCAGGTGGCAGTTTGTCACATGATTCACATGTGATAATTTTTAAACAGAGAGCCTAATGGTCTTCACGATAGGTGTATCTTGTAACAAAAGTTTAGTTAGGTGGTAAATGTCACAAAAGAAAGTCCAAGCGGTCAAGTGTCACGTGAATTGGGTTTTACACACAATACCTGAAATTCAAGATGAAAAAGATAACTCTGATGTATGGTGCAATCCTGAAAGGAAGGGAATCAAAGGCCACTGAAGACAAATAGAGAGCATAAACCAGCATATCAGCAACCAAAAGCAGTAGGCACGtgacctgaaaaaaaaaatacaaaattgaaagaaaaaatcattcctagaaagaaaacaagaacagcATTTGGCATTCATGGTCGGTGgacaaatcaaatattaatttcCACATtgattttattcatttttaaatCAAAAAACGCTTTTTTTCTAAGCTGTTTATAATGCTCAAGATATCAATAGTTATGGAAGTCCAAATGCACAGAACACATATTATAATATACACATCTAGAAAGGATGAAACTGCTActgttaaatatatatatatatatataccagaAAGGAACTAAAGCCCcaaatcaacttctcaaggatTTTTAGGTGGAAGGTTATTTGCTTAGTATCTTTTAGTTAGAAGATAACTGATTTTTATCTGTAGTTCTGTACAAAATCCAGAATCCTAGACTATATTTTTATTCCTTATAGACAGAATTTGAATATTAAATATGAAAGGCGTGTCGAAGATATTGTATgtgataaaaatgaaaatactcTTCTGATTTTCAAGTAAATTTCTGTATGGATATGAAGTAGCCATCAGGAGAAGCAATAAAATTTCACATGACTGCCTAAGGCCAATGATGCTGAGACAATACTCAGGAAACAATGATGCTGAATTATACTCAAGAAACAATGATGCTGAAATTGTTGATGCTAATACAATAAGGACTGCATAACAGTTACATCTGCAACAACAAATCCACCGCACTTTGATTCACATAAAGAATGCTAGAAGACCAAGATGAATATGATTTATTGATATTATGGAGGGCGGGTAATGGAGGGAACCTTTCATATTACAGCCAATAATAAGGCCAAAACCAAGCACCTACCTTGAATAGGGTAAGAGGATTTTTCCAATAGAGATGGAACCCTTCATAcgaaattggaaagaaaatgtGCACTACGAGTACAATGAGTGTTATGCCCTGCACAGAAAgggtaaaatttaaaattccaaacattaaatggAAAGTAGCTGTCTAATGCATGTTAACAGAAATTAGGCCATAAAAATGAAACCTCAAAAATGCATCTTATAAGCTCAAGTGAACCCCACGAATATTCTGACAACATCTTTCTAGTAAACAACAAAAACGCAATACCACTACGCGTGTATGCATGCATCTCTATCGGATACAATTTACTTACACTATGTGAGggtaaaaaggtcgtacccagtgcacaaggctcccgtttttacgcagggtctgggagagtgGTGGGTAATGTGTCTAATTTACACATCACACAAGCATAGTGACTAATTTACTGAACACGTTATTTACAAAAGcaggtgtgtgtatgtgtgcatAAGCACAGCATAATGTGAGTGGTGGGCAAGTTTTTGCAGACTTACGGACACAATGACATAAAATTTTGGAGAACTCCGCCGTCCACATATAAATTGCTCATCTCAGAAGTTAGTAGAGTAGTACAATAGTAAACTAGAAGCAACTAATTGAAATCGTTAAAACAAGTATCGAAACTGCATCGAACATATATGATGAACTTGATCAGAATGTTGAGTGTGAAACAGAAATGAGACTAAAAGAAATACCTCAAAAATAAGAGCCTCCAGAGTATTCAAGTACGGCAATTGGCCAAGATAGAAGTAGTCTCTGTCCCTACATGTATAGACAGCGCCAGTATACCTAGCGCACCACAGAGGTTTCTGCACACAATTCACCAAACACCAAGCACCATATCATAAAATTGGGcccaaaaaaacccaaattaaaattttgaaaaaacattGCAGAGACGAACCTCGAGGAAATTGAGTATGATGAGGGCGAAATAGAGGAGAGCCCAAAGGAAGCTGAATCGAAAGAAAAGGAAGTAGAACTTTGCGGCACTCTGAAAGCTTGATTGATCCAGTATCTGCTCGGGTAAGCCAACGCCATCTTCCGCCTGCAGATCATTACAATTTCAAACAACATGCATAACTGCTGTTATAGAGTAACAGCAAGATGAACGATGAGGATTTAGGGAAATGCGAGAGAAAGACCAAATCGACGAGTGCGGCAGCTTTCTGGTAAGGAGTGCCGAAGGAGATGGCATCGGAGCGGCGTTTGAAGGCGATGGGTGGATCTCCGCGTCGCGGGACGCCGCTGCCTTCACCGTTGAGCAGAGGCTTGTCCATGTTCTCCGGAGATGAGACGAGACGCGGTGCGGTTGCCACTGGTGGTGGCTAAGAATATGAATGGCGGTTAGCTTTAGTTGCTTTTTGAGGAGGAAATGCATTAATGAAGTATTAATTACGTGTAACGTAGTGGACGGAGTTGTGGAGTGACTGCCTGATGGGAAATTTCGTGGGTCCGACGTTACTTTTTCTAGCAGGACAACGCGGCGAAGCAAAAATTGAGAGGGAGCCACGTGGTGGTCGTCTAGGTGGTGCCGTCATGTCTGGTGGGTACGGGTTTCAGCAGCTTTTGAAAACGGGTGTAGAAAGGATGGTTGGATAAGGATAAAATGGGAATACAAAAAATACTTTTTATTAGTGGGTGTACAAAGAGAATTTTTTGGTTTAAATAAAAGAGTATGATTCTATCtctttctaattttattttttttttatttaaacaattacagttaaataaaattaacgtTTTgtgttaatattttaataatttaaaaaagataaaaaataatttattaaaaacatAAGAGAAAAGAGAATGAGAATATAAAGGACTTGGCTTCTCTATCCTTCCACTTCCCATATACTCTTATCCCTCCTATTTATGCGGTCAcgattaaatcacgtcaacattttatattactattattttttattttattatgtttataaaaaaaattaatataaaatattattgtaGCTTATCacacaaaataaaaggaaatatgAATGTATGAAAAGTTGGAGGATAGAGAAGCCGGATCCGAATATAAAAAGAGAGGATCCTGTTTCTTAAATGgacctggattgtctgccctcccatttcgatGCCCTTCTCATactctcctgtttgtgtggtcacggttaagccacgtcaacattttatattattatttctttttattttattatttttataaaaaaataatataaaatattgacgtgacttaaccgtgaccacacaaaataggagggcacggAAAGGGCATCGAAATGGGAAGACAGACAATCCAGGTCCTTCTTAAATAAAACCACTCATGCTTGATAGCGACTGCAAGCACATCAGGGATTTGGGTGTCGAAGTAtttatcattttgtttttagtacGTCGGCAGGGCAGGATTGTATTGATAGGTCAAGGACTTGGCACGTCGGCAGGGCAGGATTATACTGATTGGTCCAGGACTCGAGGACAAACCAAGCGATGTCGGCAAGGCAATGGCCCATAGTACTTttgatttgtaattttttgtttctagaaCGAAAATGAGTATTGGGCTCATGCTAAGTTGTGATTTTGATAACTCAATACCGAACTTGTTATTTATGAAAGTAAAGTACACTGTCAGTTTACtctttaaattattacttaactTTTGATTTCTCTTTTAaatcttttaattaaaaatttaagaacttaaacttttcttttcttttttgccgATTTCCCTCCACCGTTATTTTTTCATAGATTTTATTCAAATTAACATTAACTCTTATCACGTGCACACTACATGACTCTCTTTTGAGAACCAAAGCATCACTTCACAAGCTTTTCAGACACAAAAACTATAGAATtacacatatttgcataggtttacattttagaaatctaaagttttcaattatttaaaaaaaaaatgaagcgacgaactaccctcacatgttgtgcacatgcttCCATTTAACGGAAATTTGGagggaatgaatgaaaaattaatagcAGGggcaaatcaaccaaaaaattagtttaagtccttaatttttcaattaaaaagttcagggagAAATCGAAAGTTAAGTGATAGTTCAGGGAGCAAATCAACGGTTTACTCATGAAAGTATATAATATTAGAGGTATGGCCAATTTTCTATCCGAAATATAAGGAACTATAAATTTTCTTCCTAAACTTTGATTTTAGTCCATTACGCACTTTAAATTTCATACTTGACCAATTTCCCCtactgaacttttataattaccCAATTTTttcccttaattttaattttagcggATTACCTTCTAAACTTTTAGAATAAGCCAATTTTTTCCCAAACtttaattgacacaccccgaccaggaatgtccattaggactccgaatcaagctgtgttggccgacacctagaaggtgacaaAGTCATAAAAtgtagtgatgtgaaaaatgtgaataaatttaaacctaaaagtgcttaAATATAAAAGTGCGCTGTGAGGGGGAATAAACTCATTTCACACTTGATtatagagcataagtaaagcaCAATAAGGTAAAATAAGGATTATACCATCATAGGTAGCCACATATACTGGGatatgccaagaatcctcgtcgatacgaaagttcagctactaaaacctggaggggcgaaaaacaaaagggtgagtgggcaaaacaAAGCTTTAGAAAActaataacccctcactgtaaaaccagtataatttccagaaaataatACTACATAAGTACGAAAACAAATGCATGAGTGCAGTGAAAATTGAAGCATGCCATGCCACAATATCTGAGCAATAATAAGCATAAACCAGGTGTGAAATTAGTCTAACTAACAtgccagtcggagtcacctaatgtgacatgtacTACTGGACCTATTGCTCATCAGTCTATACTAGCACatgagtcggagtcacctagtgtgacctgtatgacaggctgggtgtaaatatgTATGCTCtaatgctacgatcacgtgatgGGTAACGATAAATCgtgggtcacctatgagtcagAATTGCCTAATGCAGTCTATAAGACAGGctagcacctacttggatccaaggcaagcGTGCAGTGCGAgaggtgaacatacacatgaaggCTATGCCTTGGCCCAgggtgggagcactaacaccggggtgcagcaaTGATAAGCTCTAAATGAATACATGTGTGCTCATATAATGCAAATTTTTCCCTCGACTTTCAGAGCTTATTACgagctcgattctcaaccaattTCGATGATTCAAAAGCTAACTAGAAGCTAGAAATGTAGGGATCTTCTCCCtgtttgtataattagtacttgttcaGTTTGATTGCACTATTGGATTGCCTATGCTTTGAATACTTGTATTTGGTTTTTGGTCACTTCCACACActtatatataacttatatatatatatatatatatatatatatattatctctAGTTTAAATAAGTTtaggtttggtttttatttatttattcacatATTCTTGTTACTATCGCTTCTGTTGTGCACTAGGCTACGTCACcatcacgtgacggccatcTTGTATCAACTCAAGTCagacatcgaccaacggagagggggtgatatgccttatatatacatgcccatctccatatagcacgaggccttttgagaactcactggtttcgggttccattggaactccgaagttaagcaagttcgggcGAGAACAATCtcatgataggtgacccactaggaagttgctcgtgagttcctagaaacaaaaccgtgagggaatgttGAGCCCAAagtggataatatcgtgctacggcagagcCAGTCTGGAATGTGACATTAATCCCCTCTAACcttaaattcaaacaaaaagtgTACAGAGTCAactagcaaaacaaaagaaaaaacaatatatTGCCCACATTATGGATAAAATTACCTTTTTACaattattaaattaaagttcaaagggaaatttatttattataaaactTCAGAgggtaatcggctaaaattaaaattcagatGAAAAATTGACCAATTATAAAATTTCAAGGAATAATCAACTAAAATTAAAGCTCATGGGAACATTGACAACTCCTaagtttagagagaaatagacaAATACAGGGCAATTTACTATTCGTATTCAAAACTAACAAAATCCTTACCCATGAAAGGTCAACTTCAACTCTTTCTTTAACAATTCCTTAAATCATGCTAAAAGCTTACTGTGCAAATTGCCGCGTCTGCCGGATGGGGGGCCATGTCCAACGTAACGTTACCGAAGACTATCAAACGGATATGATTCTGCCTTCATGAAGAAGGTCACCTCTTTGCAACAGTTGATGTATGTGTCTTATGACTTTTTGATGATCTGATTCAGTCCATTGTATAAGAAACCGTTCTTTTGGCATTgaaccaaaatatatatatatatatatatatataacggtTAAAAAATCCGGAGAATTctatactctaaacactataaAGTTTTTGTTCAATAATAAAACAAACAGAACGCAGTAGGATTCTGTGAGATTTTACAACTCATGAAGTGTCatacataaaaatattttattcaaaGTACAAACAAACAATAAAGTCCGCAAAATGTGCCGTGTGTAAAGAGGAATGACTTCTTTTAGACACGAGTCCGAGGATTTTTCAGGCAAACATGTCAAGCAGAACCAGCCGATTAAAAAGATACGTCAAGCATAACGAGGGGGTAATGTATTGCCATGAAAAAAGCCCCCAAATGCTATGACAAATCTCACAAACTGCTAAGACAATATACAGATGACATTACTCACCCGTAACAGAAAATCGCAAGCCAATTCACGTACCTCGCTTATTCAGCAACCAGCTTACCAGACACATTTGCTTTTCTTTCAAGTCGAGCAAGCCTGTTAACATTGAACTGCAAATCATCGCAACAGTCGATTCGTTTTCAACGTTTTCATGCGCTCAAGTATGTCTCAATGCTAAAAGAAAACATAGAAGAGCGAGCACGTTGTACATCAAGATTCAAGACCAAAAGTACAGCAGGtgggagaaaatgagagaggGTAACTcacaaaagaattaaaaaaaatgttgtaacAATCTGGAGAAGCTACCACAGCAAGGCAAACTATACTCAATATAGACACAATGCAAAAAGTTGCACCCTCTGAGATGTCGGGAGGTAACTACATATCATACTAAAAGCAAAAGCTCCCCAGTTAGAGGTTAATGGTATCTATGGGATCATTTACTATTTACACAAGTAAATTGGGAAGATGAAGCCAGCGTCGAAGAACACTCCTCCGTGAATGTAAAATACATCATACCTCCTTGAAACACACGTAAGAGCTCCCAACAAATCAAAACTATTATGTAAACCCTCAACTTCTCGAGATTTTCTACACTCGTGCTAACATCAAATCTgcaaaaaaggtcgtacccagtgtacaaggctcccgctttacgcagggtctgggagaggtgaatgtcggctagccttacccccatttatggagaggctgctcccaagtctcgaacccaagacctaccgctcatgggcgaaggcacttaaCATCAAAtctgcaaacaaacaaaaaatgcaaTCCTGTCAGTAACGTGGAAAACTGAAACATACAAACTCAGAAATCAGGCATCACAAATAAAGAAGGTTTAAGTAAATGACAAGTTCACCATTTATGCATAAATACGGGCATCCCAGATAAATGCAGTAGATATAACTTCTAATGCATTATAACA
This window harbors:
- the LOC126582051 gene encoding two pore calcium channel protein 1-like isoform X3 translates to MDKPLLNGEGSGVPRRGDPPIAFKRRSDAISFGTPYQKAAALVDLAEDGVGLPEQILDQSSFQSAAKFYFLFFRFSFLWALLYFALIILNFLEKPLWCARYTGAVYTCRDRDYFYLGQLPYLNTLEALIFEGITLIVLVVHIFFPISYEGFHLYWKNPLTLFKVTCLLLLVADMLVYALYLSSVAFDSLPFRIAPYIRVIFFILNFRELRSCMLIVAGMLGTYINIVALGLLFLLFASWLAYVMFEDTLQGKIVFTSYGVTLYQMFILFTTSNNPDVWIPAYKASRWFSLFFVIYVLLGVYFVTNLILAVVYDSFKNQLVKQVSGMDKTRKTILKKAFNLLDKDNVGYLNKDQCIQLFEELNNYRTLPNITREEFELIFEELDDSGDFKINLEEFFDLCNAIALRFQKEDSPSLLEKFPSIYHSLFSEKLKAFVRSPKFGYIISFMLIVNLAAVIVETTLDIENSTAQEVWQVAEFVFGWVYVLEMALKVYSFGFENYWRDGQNRFDFLVTWIIVIGETITFVAPEGQTFLSNGEWIRYLIIARMLRLIRLLMYVQRYRAFVATFLTLIPSLMPYLGTIFCVMCIYCTLGVQV